A single region of the Tigriopus californicus strain San Diego chromosome 8, Tcal_SD_v2.1, whole genome shotgun sequence genome encodes:
- the LOC131885669 gene encoding myelin transcription factor 1-like, which yields MALLSSLPDSVNSPCSKVYANSNANGSNSSTCMYNNQGKSDEYQPQGTGSNNSDSQTNHLPLKNKSSSVGMQDSFSDSGLKSKSMQNVKYDSTTGKMYEELGASASNNASNLLGPSSAVGASNVDLSRATADYLNYQSYQSYPYSQVSQVNYMGSFAATGYSTGSHQLNPYDRSMYPYNTPGAFVPHSAINLSVKPNETSHVATATSLDLTMSEGNSYLSASTDTSYATNTLSTNNSLSGLSVKPSQSAAVPSPQILDLTRPILSGPNNHSSAYTSSSNTLSSSHSNSQAPSKEQTEPVDFSSGFSTATAFGRPGSSTDLSRFRTNAYSSFPSLAPTYNSLLQNGYSSTGYPSYNQTGYGCLNYANSSFSSTDAAAASAAASFGLPGMLGSAGASSTPRSQTSYMPFGRINGRSKDGKELIQCPTPGCDGVGHITGNYATHRSLSGCPRANKPKSRPKDGTEAEPLRCPVPGCDGSGHSTGKFLSHRSASGCPIAARNKSRGLDPNGNPSLSSGSTSGGVLKYGSSNSPTITTSVANNTSSGFLSSSRMSSSVALGASMADFSTAVAAAAAAVSASAAAVSFGTSGQTPADLMNLNDDDISSLQKDSSLTGASGKLDGSSSGGGVGGGALLGNSTSRSARIDPTYMDTSDLSSSSYKESSASLSNFETRRYGATLGSSPASSSIGSAKFNTSYENLRRDMISILGQHVKVPNEIETSVVPPSITNMPNAMPNHIHHQQQQQQPQQHSNPHPDHQQQTHQSQAPHHPQQQQPQQSHQLQQQQQHHLLDTPLTPRSTNKENFDSYFSKLQTICTDNMNDDVKPVCDPSRKHPVQQPGGSFSLSNNGGGAGGGGAAMLT from the exons ATGGCCCTTTTGTCCTCGTTACCAG ATTCTGTGAATTCTCCTTGCTCCAAAGTGTATGCTAATTCGAATGCCAACGGATCAAATAGCTCGACATGCATGTATAACAATCAGGGGAAATCGGATGAATATCAACCTCAGGGAACGGGTTCCAACAATTCCGACAGCCAAACGAACCACTTGCCTCTCAAGAACAAAAGTTCCTCAGTGGGAATGCAAGACTCCTTTTCTG atTCAGGGTTGAAGTCCAAGTCGATGCAGAACGTTAAATACGACTCAACAACGGGGAAAATGTACGAGGAGCTGGGAGCTTCGGCCTCCAACAACGCTTCCAATTTGCTCGGTCCATCCTCGGCTGTTGGGGCTTCCAACGTGGACCTGAGCCGTGCCACAGCGGATTATCTCAACTACCAATCCTATCAATCCTACCCCTACAGTCAGGTGTCACAAGTCAACTACATGGGTAGCTTTGCTGCCACTGGTTACTCCACCGGATCACATCAACTCAATCCTTATGACAG ATCCATGTATCCCTATAACACTCCGGGTGCCTTTGTGCCGCATTCGGCCATAAACTTGTCAGTCAAACCCAATGAAACGAGTCATGTTGCCACCGCCACCTCATTAGATCTCACCATGTCCGAAGGGAACTCATATTTGTCGGCCTCAACCGACACCAGCTACGCCACAAATACCTTATCTACCAACAACTCTTTGAGTGGTCTCTCCGTGAAGCCGTCTCAAAGTGCAGCAGTGCCAAGCCCTCAAATCTTAGATTTGACAAGACCTATTTTGAG TGGGCCCAACAATCATTCCTCTGCCTACACGAGTTCCTCTAATACCCTGTCGTCGAGTCATTCCAATTCTCAAGCTCCGAGCAAGGAACAAACTGAGCCTGTGGATTTCTCCAGTGGGTTTTCCACTGCCACTGCTTTTGGTCGGCCAGGCTCCTCCACCGATTTAAGTCGGTTCCGCACCAACGCTTACTCCTCCTTCCCCAGTCTAGCACCTACTTACAACAGTCTCCTTCAAAATGGATACTCGTCGACGGGATATCCGAGCTATAATCAGACCGGTTACGGTTGTCTCAATTATGCAAATTCCTCGTTCTCTTCGACGGATGCCGCGGCTGCCTCGGCCGCGGCCAGTTTCGGCCTCCCGGGCATGTTGGGATCAGCTGGGGCCTCTTCCACCCCAAG AAGCCAGACGAGCTACATGCCATTCGGTCGGATCAATGGACGCAGTAAAGATGGCAAGGAGTTGATACAATGCCCTACCCCCGGTTGCGATGGTGTCGGCCATATCACCGGGAATTATGCGACTCATCGGAG CTTATCGGGATGTCCCAGAGCCAACAAACcaaagagcaggccaaaagATGGAACTGAAGCTGAGCCGCTGAG ATGTCCAGTACCTGGTTGTGACGGTTCCGGCCACTCAACTGGAAAATTTCTCTCTCATCGAAG TGCTTCTGGTTGTCCTATAGCGGCTCGCAACAAGTCTCGAGGTCTGGATCCCAACGGAAATCCTTCCTTGAGTAGCGGAAGCACAAGTGGCGGGGTTCTCAAGTACGGGTCATCCAACTCACCCACAATCACCACCTCTGTTGCCAATAATACCTCGAGTGGGTTTCTATCCTCCTCAAGAATGTCATCTTCAGTGGCCCTGGGAGCATCCATGGCCGACTTTTCCACGGCAGTGGCAGCAGCGGCAGCAGCTGTAAGTGCCTCCGCAGCAGCGGTCTCCTTTGGGACATCTGGACAGACTCCGGCGGATTTGATGAACTTAAACGATGATGATATTTCCAGTCTACAAAAGGACTCATCCTTAACTGGGGCTAGTGGCAAATTGGACGGAAGTAGTAgcggtggtggtgttggtggtggggCTCTTCTTGGGAATTCGACAAGTCGAAGTGCTCGCATTGATCCCACTTACATGGACACCTCGGACTTAAGCTCCTCATCGTACAAA GAGTCGTCGGCCTCACTCTCCAATTTCGAGACCAGAAGGTATGGCGCCACTCTGGGGTCCTCGCCAGCCTCATCGTCGATAGGCTCGGCTAAGTTTAACACTTCGTACGAGAACCTGAGACGAGATATGATATCTATTCTTGGCCAACACGTCAAAGTGCCCAATGAGATAGAGACTAGTGTGGTTCCACCCTCAATAACTAACATGCCCAATGCAATGCCAAATCacattcatcatcaacaacagcaacagcagccACAACAACACAGTAATCCTCATCCAGATCATCAGCAGCAAACGCATCAATCTCAGGCtcctcatcatcctcaacaacaacaaccccaACAATCACATCAGctacagcagcagcaacaacatcacCTATTGGACACGCCCTTGACGCCTCGCAGCACAAATAAGGAAAACTTTGATTCCTACTTCTCGAAACTCCAAACTATTTGCACTGACAACATGAACGATGATGTCAAGCCCGTCTGTGATCCATCAAGGAAACACCCCGTACAACAGCCTGGAGGCAGTTTTAGCCTCTCAAATAATGGTGGCGGGGCCGGAGGCGGCGGGGCCGCAATGCTGACTTGA